From Clostridia bacterium:
TTTTGCGCTACAGTCTCTGCAATTTCATTATTTTTAGCCGATATGGCCTCAATAATATCCGTATGCTCCTTAATAATATCCTTGGGGCTGCTGTAATCCTTCAGGTAAATAACCCTGAACCTATGGATTTGCTCTCTTAAATTGCTGGCTATCTGAATTAGCTTGTCATTCCTGGAGGAGCGGTAAATAATATCGTGGAATTCTACATCCTTTTTAATAGTCCCTTGAAGGTTGTCCTTTTCCATGTAGTTAACAAACTGCATATTTACATGCTTTAACTCCTTGAGCTCTTCCTCTGTTATTCTCTGTGCAGAAAGTGCTGTTGCCAGACCATCCAGTGTTGCCCTCACCTCAAGCACATCCATTATATCCTTTACAGAGAGATCGGCAACTTGTGCACCCTTCCTCGGAACCATGTTTACCA
This genomic window contains:
- a CDS encoding GntR family transcriptional regulator; this translates as MAGKLSKVNLNDYKPLREVIFNTLREAIIVGELKPGERLMEVQLAEKMGVSRTPVREAIRKLELEGLVNMVPRKGAQVADLSVKDIMDVLEVRATLDGLATALSAQRITEEELKELKHVNMQFVNYMEKDNLQGTIKKDVEFHDIIYRSSRNDKLIQIASNLREQIHRFRVIYLKDYSSPKDIIKEHTDIIEAISAKNNEIAETVAQKHIRRQEEIIINSIKKHNLT